TCATATGGACATGGAGATTGAGAGCCTCCTGAACCAACAGTCcacaaaagagcagcagagcaagAAGGTAAGAGGGATGACTATCATGTCCGGTTCAGAGTGTGGAGGTGCGATCGCTGTCGTCACAATCATGTGAATGTTATTTGTTTTCAGATGAGCAGAGAGATTCTGGAGCTGCTCAACACCAGCACGGCCAAGGAGCAGTCCATCGTGGAGAAGTTTCGGTCTCGCGGCCGAGCTCAGGTCCAGGAGTTCTGCGACCACGGGACCAAAGAGGATTGCCTGCGCTCCAGGGACACGCCCAAGCCATGCACCAAGTTACACTTCCGGTAAGGGATCCTCAGCGTCACTCTCCGAACTCCCTCCATCTTGTGTTCATATCACCTGACGCGATGAAATCCTTTTATCAGAAACTTCAGAGCAGTTTTCTTAGTTTGGTTCTACTCGCGCttgaaagaaaagtttaaaatgctttttttgttttcggtACAGTTCATGCTTCTAGTTGGGAAATGTGTCATACAACCACCATCTTTGCTAAAGGGGTTGCCAAAGAGGTTTTCACATACAGAGcttttggtgttttggtgcaaGTACAGGGAGAAAGATAAAGATAGTAACCTAAAGTATCAGACCAATAAGTGAAAAACTATACAATAGAATTAgatatattaaaatacatttattaaaagaTATAGAAGTTTGTACATTATGGAAATATATGTTCAATCCGTCACAGAGTTACAGCTGTACAAGTTGTTCAGGAGAAAATGTGTTCACCAGAGAAAAACctttaaatcaaacattaattAATATAGAAAGTTGACAGATTATTTATtgttcatattatttatttcatggaaaaaaaatctctccaccagttttttaaaagctgtaaCAGATTCCAAGTATCACACTTAATTTGGAAAAATTATGAACTTGAATTGATCGTCAATGTTGGAGAAATGCCTGGTTTGGCCTGAGGAGGGCGCTGTAGTAAAGGTCAAAGAAGGACGATGTATCTGTCTGAAAATATTTGATGTGCATTTTTTCTCCTCatacaaaattaatttttctgAGGCGGCTCTCCCCCTGAAGTTTTAATATGTTGTAAGATCGATTACGACATATTAAACATATTCTGCTCcacaactttttgttttcaaagtcaTTGTTTTCTTGTAAAATACTGGATGATGTTATTCCATCGAGCTtctaaaaaattatttaaagtcACCAATCTGAGAGTATAATTAATGTTTAAGTAAATGCATcttaactttttaaataaaatactggAGATTCAATATTTCATGAATTTGCATTCAAACCTGaagttgttaaaataaatgccATTTCCTCCCCCAGTCGCATCATCAACAAGCACACGGACGAGAGCCTCGGCGACTGCTCCTTCCTCAACACATGTTTCCACATGGACACGTGCAAGTACGTCCACTACGAGATCGACAGCCCCCCGGAGGCGGAGGGGAGCCTGCTGGGGCCCCAGGCGGGCACCACGGAGCTCGGCCTCCACGCCGAGGACGCGGACAGCAACGTGGACAAGCTGTTCCCCTCGCAGGTGAGGAAGAGCGTGGAGAGGCGAGCAACGAAGATGGCGTCGGAAAAGCTACTGATATTTCTTTCTTGTGATTTTAACTCCCAGTGGATCTGCTGTGATATCCGCATCTTGGACGTTTCCGTCCTGGGTAAGTTTGCCGTGGTGATGGCCGACCCCCCCTGGGACATCCACATGGAGCTGCCCTACGGCACGCTGACCGACGACGAGATGAGGAGACTCAACATCCCCATCCTGCAGGACGAcggcttcctcttcctctgggtCACCGGCAGGTAACTGAAGGGTCGTGTTCCTGCACGTCCAGATCAAGTTTTGTTCGATCAAActcatcatctcctctgctcGTCTCTTTGTGCAGGGCGATGGAGTTGGGCAGAGAGTGCCTCAGTCTTTGGGGGTGAGTCTTTCCCTTCTGTGCATATCCCACCAACAAGTCATcggttttatacattttctcattttgtctctgTATTGTTTTCCTCTCCAAGTTACGATCGCGTGGATGAAATCATATGGGTGAAAACCAACCAGCTCCAGAGGATCATCCGCACCGGGAGGACGGGTCATTGGCTGAATCACGGGAAGGAACACTGTCTGGTATGTTCACATGTTAATCATCTCACGTGCTGCGTTTGAATCGGTCTCTGTCACGTGCACGAATCTACTCGGCTCCAAGCTCGAGGAATCTTACCTCttgaattttcatttttgctgctGCAATCTCATCAAGCATGTGTTTCTCTACAGGTGGGCGTGAAGGGAAACCCGCAGGGATTCAACAGAGGTCTGGACTGCGACGTCATCGTGGCCGAGGTGCACAAACTTGTTTCTTCGGTCCGACGCGCTGCAGTTTGACCCCACGTTGCTCCTTCATCCTGAAACAAGCTTCACTGAACTCGGCTCTCTCTGTGTCCGCAGGTCCGCTCCACCAGTCACAAGCCGGACGAAATCTACGGCATGATCGAGAGACTGTCGCCCGGCACCAGGAAGATCGAGCTGTTCGGTCGACCCCACAACGTCCAGCCCAACTGGTAACGTGCCGTCGTTCTCTCATGTAAAGAAAAACGTTACTCTTCCACGTGTTATATGCGTTTGTACTAATTCTTTAACTTTGTATCCCTTCCAGGGTAACTCTTGGAAACCAGCTTGACGGCATCCATCTGTTGGATCCCGAGGTCGTGGCTCGGTTCAAGGAGCGTTATCCAGACGGCGACATCTCCAAACCCAAAAACCTGCAGTGATGACATCGTGTTCACAGGTCCGGAGAAGTttgtaaatagattttttttttataccaatgaacaatatattctttatttaaatcttGTTTTAACAAGATACATTGTcggtgtgtctctctctcgggGAACTGGCTCAGGTTGGGCGGCTCCGACACAGACTCTGTCAACTCGTCCATGGGACGGAAGCAGCCGCGACAGCCCCTGGCACGCCGGGATCGGAGACCCCTTACCGCAAGATCTTCcgcgaggagctgctgctgctcaaccaAGTTCCGGGGCTTCCCGCGTGCACACCCACCTCCACCAGCCACAGTCTCAGGGACTCCACGCCACCTCCTCTCCCTACCGTCACCGTTTATGATTATCTCAAAACATATACATCCATAATATGTACACTCTGTTTTTGCATTGTCAAGTTCTAGATTTAGATTGGTGGGGGTCCCCCTATGAACTGAGGATGCTTTGTTGAATATGCATACTTATCCCACACCAGTCGTTTCCCCTGTGATCTAGCTCTTCCTCATGACTTGACAAACTGCATCCTATAGCCACACAACGTACCATTTCCATGTTTTGTCTTGAAACACCTTATGTCTAAAAACTCTGACAGATTTTGGTCAAACTGTGTGCGATTCATTCTTTGTGTGGGTTGAGATGCCAGGAAGGTAAGACCGTTGCAGCAAtgtcatttatttgtctttgtactACCCAGAGTTGACTGCTGACTACATTTGTCTGTACTGTCCTGTGATGATGTGGCCTCTGCCACGTGTGTCCGAGGCTTTTAAAGGACAAACGCTAaggcatgttttgtttttaaacatcttTGATCCATATCTGCTCATACATCAACACTGTGAACATTTGCATACTGCAAAAGAATTAATTTAAACGGTttgctacacagatcaacaggttcacagtgttcggcgtcaCACGGTCTATTTAGTTAAGAGTAatgtcatctccccgcgactgaCACCTTgagtgagacatcagctgctcagctGATTGTTTTAGTGCCATGCGATGCgatgacctcgcttggtgcccGAGAAGACTCATCGTAACAATGTCTCAGTGAGGATAGAacaaaattcctcaacactTACTATGCTGTGCCGTTTTGACTCATTAGACCGAGTGAAGAGTCGAAAACCTACGAGAGCATCTTGGTGTGACGGAGACTCGGCGGCGCAGAGGTTGTGTCTGCGGCTGGAGGCTGGAGCGTCAAATAGTCGGGGAGACGCCGGTTCAAACCCAAAGTGAAGACTTAAAAACGCCAGGAGAGAAGAGCTGGATACGAAGGTTGCTCGGTGGCGGAGTGGGAGTTGGCTGGTTCAAATCCACCTCAGATATAGAACCTTGAACATAAAGTCCAACCTGAAATGAGGAGAGTAGGTGCAAGGAGTAGAGAATAGGATAGATAGGCATCAGGGAGGGGAGTGAAGGACAGGTAGGGGGGCAGGTAGCGGAGGATGTAGAGAGAGTAGGGTGAGGATAGTAGGCAGTTGGGGGGAGAGTAGGGGGAAGTGGGGATGGGGTGTGTATATCTCTGTTTCAATAGTTCATGTGAAACCATCAAATAAAGAATACACATTGTACCTGTGGAGACCCAACGACAATCTGAGCTTGAGATCAGTGTTGCAATGAATATTTATcttccttctttgttttttgctctACACTTACTTGAACTTATTTAAATTActagttgctgttgttttttctctcaatcaGTGAATCCAGTAGTTGTTTCCGCCCTGTGACGATGACGTCATCCTTTAACGGGACAAAGTGGTGGAATCCGCCTTTAATTGATTGGCAGCTTGTGGTAGCTGATTAGAGTTGGTTCCACCTGGGCAGACTCGGGCAGCCAATCAGCGGTCACCCAATCAGCTGTCACCCTGCGCACTGATAAAGAGACGTCAGTGACCCGGCGCGAGCGACGAAACAAGATCACGGTGTCTGAACCTGGCGACGTGACGAGTCGTGAACCAGTCGTGAACCAGTCGTGAACCTGGCGACGGGACGAGTCGTGAACCAGTCGTGAACCTGGCGACGGGACGAGTCGTGAACCAGTTGTGAACCTGGCGACGGGACGAGTTGTGAGTTACAACGAACGTTGGATCCGTTTGTGTGACGTCGAACTCACCTGCGGCTCCAGGTACTTTACGACTCCGAGCCAACTGGTCGGGGTCGAACAGTAACTTtgtcgtttgtgtttgtgtttgtgtgtgaactggAATCGACGTTGGTTAAAAGTCTGACGACGCCACGAACAAACATTTGAGATGAGCAGGTGAACCACGTGGTCCTGACGAGGAGCCTCGCGGGGACGCGCACAGCTGAAGAGCGCAGAGGCAAAACTTCACCGCCAGAGATATTCAGGTGAAGTTTGGATCTTAAACgatgtgttattaaaaaaaaagattcacatgATGATTgacataaaaacaatgaagcgTGAACTTGAtttcttaaatttaaaagtagcaatttgtatataATTATGAACATTTTACTTCCTGGGGCCATTGCAATAAATCCGATGATTTCccctcattttaagaccataattctgtcGTAGGatcttcatttaatttccactatcatatgTTTAGTGTTCAAAGAAATGAGGTTAATCTTCatgagggcagcagagaggcaacTGTCCACTGCCGGAGACGTCTTCTTACGACTGCTGCTGATTATTAAAGATGTCGGTGTTTCGGTTGGTCCGAggtcggtttgtttgtctgttggtccgAGGTCGGTtagttggtcggtcggttggtctgtctgttggtctgttagttggtcggtcggtttgtttgtctgttggtccgAGGTCGGtttgtcggtcggtcggttggttggtctgtctgttggtcggttggtctgtctgttggtctgttagttggtcggtcggtttgtttgtctgttggtcggAGGTCGGTTAGTTGGTCggtcggtttgtttgtctgttggtccgaggtcggttggttggttggtttgtcggTCGGTCGGACATcggcctctctgctgcccttatataaatatatataaaatatttatgaaatgtatataaaatgaaaatcataatacagaatCATGGTCAttaaaatcctgctgacaaacagctgTCCTCATTTTTAACTTGACGGGTagtgtccaccagagggcactgAGGAGTTGGTCTGAAGCTCTCCGGTCTTTGTAAAGCACATTA
This region of Scophthalmus maximus strain ysfricsl-2021 chromosome 12, ASM2237912v1, whole genome shotgun sequence genomic DNA includes:
- the LOC118284182 gene encoding N6-adenosine-methyltransferase subunit METTL3-like, with amino-acid sequence MSDTWSNIQAHKKQLDSLRERLQRRRKDPAQLSADGGSSTEAPAARSDSPAPSVPPTSQEEAEKPLDPELEKRLLGYLSDLSLSLPTDSLAITNDLNSSEPAVTHGCIQSLLLKFSAQELIEVRQSTSACSSSASFPTVIVAVDHTKLWPMIGSGVGARPTGVKRKAEEQTHSKRTAGFLPSLQRSASPPRMSSISLTPASSSQMAGPSASGSGADKKGRSNKGQSSHMDMEIESLLNQQSTKEQQSKKMSREILELLNTSTAKEQSIVEKFRSRGRAQVQEFCDHGTKEDCLRSRDTPKPCTKLHFRRIINKHTDESLGDCSFLNTCFHMDTCKYVHYEIDSPPEAEGSLLGPQAGTTELGLHAEDADSNVDKLFPSQWICCDIRILDVSVLGKFAVVMADPPWDIHMELPYGTLTDDEMRRLNIPILQDDGFLFLWVTGRAMELGRECLSLWGYDRVDEIIWVKTNQLQRIIRTGRTGHWLNHGKEHCLVGVKGNPQGFNRGLDCDVIVAEVRSTSHKPDEIYGMIERLSPGTRKIELFGRPHNVQPNWVTLGNQLDGIHLLDPEVVARFKERYPDGDISKPKNLQ